From the genome of Leguminivora glycinivorella isolate SPB_JAAS2020 chromosome Z, LegGlyc_1.1, whole genome shotgun sequence, one region includes:
- the LOC125240535 gene encoding mitochondrial DNA helicase: MFRSFDTRRRSKLGAKMLNTRRIINYCYSKSILNAINSSHGKRKFHSVELNDIPKITVTDIRKLLRQKGFSVQDGFTSLTTKCTICAGQNTCAENKVYINKTTGYFVCPACNVHGSWSVLEKHVRKSKTDSATREHIERCLQQNARFQEEWLQLVSKTTTLADLTLPQLDELSNLFEFTTSLTNCNAGKVLSDVRVSEDQTTLYFPLKNSMDTVVGYRKMQAGKEEEAEIHGLTSAGLFWCRPTKVSRSEQAVIVTSINDILQLCAHKVPGTHIWLNSSSLPPTLLPALESYQRLCLWGDWENMRDIANKLGEDRCRFVRPTDGLVTASEAAQAQLSLRALVAGAKPAAHRAITTFAALRDDVYAELSNIDKVRGVKWRRFPALTRLLGGHRRGELTVLTGPTGCGKTTLCAEMSLDLAQQGVTTLWGSFEIRNSRLARTMLQQFAGVPLEHHLDRFAAFADDFQKLPIYYLAFHGQQPIKVVMEAVEHARYMHDISHVVVDNVQFMLGLGEAEGDRYARQDAVVAAFRTFATARHTHVTLVMHPRKERESEDLSTSSIFGSAKASQEADNVLIIQDKRLTAVRGKKYLQVAKNRYSGDLGVVPLEFDKDALSYQAKKKSKGKADEPDALLQQCFDEFAVEPRAGAAAARPARAKHPQPADSYLSDILNLNRTR, from the exons ATGTTTCGGTCATTCGACACACGAAGACGAAGTAAACTTGGAGCAAAAATGTTGAATACTCGTAGGATAATAAATTACTGCtattcaaaatcaatattaaatGCAATTAATAGTTCTCACGGAAAACGTAAATTTCATAGTGTCGAGTTAAATGATATTCCCAAGATAACAGTAACAGATATTAGGAAGTTATTGAGGCAAAAAGGGTTTTCCGTACAAGATGGCTTTACGTCTCTTACAACTAAATGCACAATATGTGCTGGGCAGAATACGTGTGCCGAGAATAAAGTATACATTAACAAAACAACAG GATATTTTGTATGCCCCGCGTGCAACGTGCACGGCAGCTGGAGTGTGCTAGAGAAGCACGTGCGAAAGTCCAAGACGGACTCGGCCACGCGCGAGCACATCGAGCGGTGCCTGCAACAGAACGCTCGCTTCCAGGAGGAGTGGCTACAACTTGTTAGTAAAACAACCACTTTAGCCGACCTCACTCTACCACAATTAGATGAGTTATCCAACTTGTTTGAATTTACTACATCTCTCACCAACTGTAATGCTGGCAAGGTCTTGTCAGATGTGAGAGTCTCCGAAGACCAAACCACGCTTTACTTCCCTTTGAAAAATTCTATGGACACTGTTGTGGGTTACCGTAAAATGCAGGCGGGTAAAGAGGAGGAAGCAGAAATACATGGCTTAACTTCTGCTGGTCTGTTCTGGTGCAGACCTACTAAAGTGAGCCGCAGTGAGCAAGCAGTAATAGTCACTAGTATTAATGACATCTTGCAATTATGTGCTCATAAGGTGCCAG GCACACACATATGGTTGAACAGCAGTAGCCTGCCACCCACATTGCTTCCGGCCCTGGAAAGTTACCAAAGGCTGTGTCTTTGGGGAGATTGGGAGAATATGCGAGACATTGCCAACAAGTTAGGTGAAGACAGGTGCCGTTTTGTAAG GCCGACGGACGGGCTGGTGACGGCGTCGGAAGCGGCGCAGGCGCAGCTGTCCCTGCGCGCGCTGGTGGCCGGCGCCAAGCCCGCCGCGCACCGCGCCATCACCACCTTCGCTGCGCTCCGCGACGATGTCTATGCCGAACTCTCCAACATCGACAAG GTGCGCGGCGTGAAGTGGCGGCGGTTCCCCGCGCTGACGCGGCTGCTGGGCGGGCACCGGCGCGGCGAGCTCACCGTGCTCACCGGCCCCACGGGCTGCGGCAAGACCACGCTCTGCGCCGAGATGTCGCTCGACCTAGCGCAGCAGGGG GTGACAACATTGTGGGGCAGCTTCGAGATCCGCAACTCGCGGCTGGCGCGCACGATGCTGCAGCAGTTCGCGGGCGTGCCGCTCGAGCACCACCTCGACCGCTTCGCCGCCTTCGCCGACGACTTCCAGAAGCTGCCCATCTACTACCTCGCCTTCCACGGCCAGCAGCCCATCAAAGTTGTTATGGAG GCGGTGGAGCACGCGCGCTACATGCACGACATCAGCCACGTGGTGGTGGACAACGTGCAGTTCATGCTGGGGCTGGGCGAGGCGGAGGGCGACCGCTACGCGCGCCAGGACGCCGTCGTGGCAGCCTTCCGCACCTTCGCCACCGCGCGCCACACGCACGTCACGCTCGTCATGCATCCCAGAAAG GAACGGGAATCGGAAGATCTTTCCACCAGTTCAATATTTGGTAGCGCCAAGGCGTCTCAAGAGGCCGACAATGTTCTGATTATTCAG GACAAACGTTTAACAGCAGTGCGCGGCAAGAAATATCTGCAAGTTGCAAAAAATCGATACAGTGGCGACCTAGGCGTCGTACCGCTGGAGTTTGACAAGGACGCGCTCAGCTACCAGGCCAAGAAGAAGAGCAAGGGCAAGGCGGACGAGCCCGACGCTCTGCTGCAGCAGTGCTTCGACGAGTTCGCCGTGGAGCcccgcgccggcgccgccgccgcccgccccgcGCGCGCCAAACACCCGCAGCCCGCAGACTCCTACTTAAGCGACATTCTTAACCTCAATAGGACGCGATAG